In the Helianthus annuus cultivar XRQ/B chromosome 11, HanXRQr2.0-SUNRISE, whole genome shotgun sequence genome, one interval contains:
- the LOC110886921 gene encoding F-box/LRR-repeat protein At1g55660, with product MSGTRMGDRLSSLPDDLIHKILSFVCIKHAVQTSVLSPRWRFIWTSMPYLNFLSEDFPSLPHFAKAVTNVLSRRNDRIEVASLTLSLHGRVSLAFVKRILNYAFSHNVQHMTVTCLIEKKIELPLSLFRSRSLKHLTLVGSVDRSVASTWELPALTTLHLGYVTLYKDEDEEDDEDEDEDEDDEDNNIFSKCPNMKSLTLDGCKIMGSNGLSICHPQLSNLTFENGYWGLNFFYVVVPQLKNLTIVNCDWVHLSAPDLTSFIYRSGYSLKFYTDSLPSLEEVDLCIRKPCKTEISAIVGLLQQFHRVKYLTVNLETIEVLCSSVELISNQPSPFANLRSLKIHPVDIQLVGQAQKKVVVFNEVKSYLLGGSPSASLTLVTHEEIKARDTSLAQHLMTELWVMLEQDKANINLDHMERGKAPIENCWEDLTTRSQLEKTKNCDIISKLQHIEGVLTKLPTSDKAKMQSSFSSLCAEANLVMKKIDRTHIQCGTLGMRFSVYDDELAKALHRSSKQI from the exons ATGAGTGGGACGAGAATGGGTGATAGACTAAGCAGTTTGCCGGATGATCTTATTCATAAAATCTTGTCTTTTGTTTGCATCAAACATGCTGTTCAAACGAGTGTTTTGTCACCCAGATGGAGATTTATTTGGACTTCAATGCCTTATCTCAATTTCTTAAGTGAGGATTTCCCTTCGTTGCCCCATTTCGCCAAAGCAGTTACCAATGTATTGTCTCGCCGAAATGATCGAATAGAAGTGGCATCTTTGACGCTTAGTCTCCATGGAAGGGTTAGTCTGGCGTTTGTCAAACGAATTCTCAACTACGCGTTCTCCCACAATGTCCAACATATGACTGTTACATGCCTGATTGAGAAGAAGATTGAACTCCCTCTTTCTCTCTTTCGTTCTCGGTCCCTCAAACATCTCACTTTAGTCGGTTCTGTTGATCGTTCGGTTGCATCAACTTGGGAGCTTCCAGCCTTAACGACATTGCATCTCGGTTATGTCACATTgtataaagatgaagatgaagaagatgatgaagatgaggatgaggatgaagatgatgaagacaACAATATTTTTTCCAAGTGCCCAAACATGAAGAGTCTCACTTTAGATGGCTGCAAGATAATGGGATCGAATGGTTTAAGTATTTGTCATCCTCAACTTTCTAATCTCACGTTTGAAAATGGATACTGGGGGTTGAATTTTTTCTATGTGGTTGTACCTCAACTCAAGAATCTCACTATTGTAAATTGTGATTGGGTGCATCTTTCTGCACCTGATCTTACCTCCTTTATATATAGAAGTGGTTATTCTTTGAAATTCTATACGGACAGTTTACCCTCTTTGGAGGAGGTTGATCTTTGTATACGCAAACCTTGCAAGACAGAAATCAGTGCTATTGTTGGTTTACTTCAGCAGTTCCATAGAGTCAAATATCTTACAGTTAACTTGGAAACTATAGAG GTTCTCTGTTCCTCAGTCGAACTAATCTCAAATCAACCTTCTCCATTTGCTAACTTGAGGAGTTTAAAGATTCATCCCGTGGACATACAATTGGTGGGGCAGGCACAAAAGAAAGTAGTTGTGTTTAATGAAGTCAAAAGCTATTTGCTAGGCGGTTCTCCAAGTGCCTCATTAACACTGGTTACACATGAG GAGATTAAAGCGCGGGACACATCACTAGCACAACACCTTATGACAGAACTATGGGTAATGCTAGAGCAGGATAAAGCTAACATCAACTTGGATCATATGGAGCGAGGGAAAGCACCAATCGAGAATTGTTGGGAAGATCTAACTACACGGAGTCAGCTTGAGAAAACAAAGAATTGCGACATCATTTCAAAGTTGCAACACATTGAAGGTGTACTGACAAAGTTGCCAACATCAGACAAGGCTAAAATGCAATCATCGTTTTCTAGTTTGTGTGCAGAAGCCAACCTTGTCATGAAGAAAATAGATCGTACGCATATCCagtgtggtaccctagggatgcgTTTTAGTGTCTACGATGATGAACTTGCTAAAGCATTGCATCGGTCTTCTAAGCAGATATAA